A single window of Leishmania braziliensis MHOM/BR/75/M2904 complete genome, chromosome 27 DNA harbors:
- a CDS encoding protein kinase-like protein, whose amino-acid sequence MQVNSLLERMRKVRQEKAAAAAAATATAPPVVTNTTTTVPTANTTSRDAPTLNAADADATGGGGVAVSSSLSTGVAVPAPPPVFASPSSARLEYRDNATDPLCVPFTCDMVVSVLNTLLNDYQRHSTPGVTAVAPGGVNGSVAPTAKGVVASTEATGGAAHDVHASSKMSGESSGAGRRNSGTESQLVVEKAVARMREVLAAQGSPQMAPKATGDSKSSATAIGTVTAAGPSISSLYSSSASLLADAAYNAACAVARVDVSGAVRPICRDVNYYTRVGRISQGVYGVVFRAVTTADYERQHRQQSRHRVTQQSSASSSAAPPPTHVQAYALKHIKKMWLEDSQVGLPPYLMREIDLLLRLQHPNIMGALELVLLDPTPVPRRLTSPPKSRSTSLSSSLSPSSSSESESPSTEQPADEATESDRPLRRPRSTAEDTTAPNPTKKAKSDSAGEPPLQRDEGRSAPQTQTTGAKGTAQDAATTRPLAAVGAASKAKDVFLVMNYCPYDLGSYMRRYTTMAELRGSGDCKLPHTSTQVPFFHITPRNAHPQAAASYVARAKSIVYQLLRAVAFLHDSRILHRDLKMSNVLLAENGYVKVCDFGLGRLYREGQALTPTVVTLMYRAPELHFGVVDYSHKMDVWSVGCIFAELFLRRPLFHASTDSQHLLAVCEVLGIPTEESFPGLYHLPQTKAMMQSLPRWNRTSRLASLFQRGAILPTVAHGSIPVAAEGALLPASGVDLLASVLQWNPRRRPSAAEALQHRFFTEEPLPCAPAELMRPMPWLDAAAAAVHVMPSSALVCEDRGNQPGILVSQDALPPATRMASNSAEGPSSASVPPAVQHVMDVPSGAAVAVAAIQLASDTTGGASSLASASPDMFPGSNGNTVLSNTVGGGYQEAIGVRDYSGSDGDLAPEEEEEQRLKLHTRRSTRDQIEDEVDNSDSDAGTERLEQQVRFLANQDRDE is encoded by the coding sequence ATGCAGGTCAACTCGCTCTTGGAGCGTATGCGGAAGGTGCGGCAGGAgaaggctgctgccgccgccgccgccactgccacggCTCCGCCAGTAGTGACGAACACTACTACCACTGTCCCCACTGCCAACACGACGAGCAGAGACGCACCCACATTGAACGCCGCTGACGCGGATGCCacgggtggcggtggagtcGCCGTTTCGTCGTCTTTGTCTACCggtgtggcggtgccggcaCCTCCGCCTGTGTTTGCCTCTCCGTCCTCAGCGCGGCTCGAATACCGCGACAACGCGACGGATCCGCTGTGTGTGCCATTCACGTGCGACATGGTCGTGTCGGTCCTCAACACGCTCCTCAACGACTACCAGCGCCACTCAACGCCAGGTGTTACCGCTGTTGCTCCAGGCGGCGTTAATGGTAGTGTGGCACCCACGGCGAAGGGGGTGGTAGCCAGCACTGAAGCGACTGGAGGCGCCGCCCATGACGTGCATGCATCCAGCAAGATGTCTGGGGAGAGCTCCGGCGCCGGACGTCGAAACAGCGGCACGGAGAGCCAGCTTGTCGTGGAGAAGGCTGTCGCGCGTATGCGAGAGGTCCTGGCGGCGCAAGGATCCCCACAGATGGCCCCCAAAGCGACAGGGGACAGTAAGTCATCTGCCACCGCCATTGGGACTGTCACTGCTGCGGGGCCGTCGATTTCGTCTCTTTACTCATCTAGCGCTTCCTTGCTTGCCGATGCAGCGTACAATGCTGCCTGCGCTGTGGCCCGCGTCGATGTTTCCGGGGCAGTTCGGCCCATTTGCCGGGATGTGAACTACTACACTCGAGTCGGCCGAATCTCGCAGGGCGTGTATGGCGTCGTCTTCCGCGCTGTCACCACGGCAGACtacgagcggcagcaccgacagcaATCGCGCCACCGCGTGACTCAACAGAGCTCAGCTTCCTCGTCAGCCGCTCCACCGCCAACGCATGTGCAGGCATATGCTCTGAAGCACATAAAGAAGATGTGGCTAGAAGACTCGCAGGTGGGGCTTCCGCCCTACCTCATGCGCGAAATTGATTTGCTACTCCGGTTGCAGCATCCAAACATAATGGGCGCGCTAGAGCTCGTCTTGCTAGACCCGACGCCGGTCCCGCGTCGCCTGACATCACCACCAAAATCGCGCTCGACCTCCTTGTCATCCTCGTTGTCACCGTCATCATCATCGGAGTCGGAGTCGCCATCAACCGAGCAGCCCGCAGATGAGGCCACGGAGAGCGATCGACCCCTTCGCCGTCCCCGCTCCACCGCGGAGGACACAACAGCGCCAAACCCAACGAAAAAGGCGaagagcgacagcgccggcgAGCCACCATTGCAGCGGGACGAGGGCCGCTCCGCTCCCCAAACTCAAACCACGGGTGCGAAAGGCACTGCTCAGGATGCTGCCACCACACGCCCACTGGctgctgtcggcgctgcAAGCAAGGCGAAGGACGTCTTCCTTGTGATGAACTACTGCCCTTACGACCTGGGGAGCTACATGCGGCGGTACACCACCATGGCGGAGCTTCggggcagcggcgactgTAAGCTCCCTCACACGAGTACTCAGGTGCCGTTCTTTCACATCACGCCACGCAACGCGCATccacaggcggcggcgagctACGTGGCACGTGCCAAGTCCATCGTATACCAACTCTTGCGCGCCGTGGCGTTTCTGCACGACAGTCGTATTCTCCACCGCGACCTGAAAATGTCAAACGTGCTGCTCGCCGAGAACGGCTACGTGAAAGTGTGCGACTTCGGCCTTGGCCGCCTCTACCGCGAAGGCCAGGCGCTCACCCCCACCGTTGTGACGCTCATGTATCGCGCGCCGGAGCTGCACTTTGGTGTCGTGGACTACTCTCACAAGATGGATGTCTGGTCGGTCGGGTGCATATTTGCCGAGCTTTTCCTGCGCCGTCCTCTTTTCCACGCCTCGACCGACAGTCAACACCTGCTGGCCGTGTGCGAGGTGCTGGGCATTCCGACGGAGGAGTCGTTCCCTGGGTTGTACCACCTTCCGCAGACGAAGGCAATGATGCAGTCGCTACCGCGTTGGAACCGCACCTCACGTCTGGCGAGCCTCTTCCAACGTGGCGCTATCCTCCCCACTGTAGCGCACGGCAGTATCCCTGTGGCAGCGGagggtgcgctgctgcctgcaaGCGGGGTGGATCTGCTCGCATCGGTGTTGCAGTGGAacccgcgccgccgcccatctGCCGCCGaggctctgcagcaccgaTTTTTCACGGAGGAACCGCTGCCGTGTGCACCGGCAGAGCTAATGCGACCGATGCCGTGGCTggatgctgccgctgctgcggttcATGTTATGCCTTCCTCAGCACTTGTTTGCGAGGATCGGGGTAATCAGCCTGGCATCCTGGTGTCGCAGGATGCCCTTCCCCCGGCAACTCGGATGGCGTCGAACTCAGCTGAGGGGCCGTCTTCTGCGAGTGTGCCCCCTGCTGTGCAGCACGTGATGGACGTTCCTAGcggagcggcggtggccgtcGCAGCCATTCAACTAGCGTCTGACACCACAGGTGGCGCATCGTCTTTGGCGAGTGCCTCACCGGATATGTTCCCTGGAAGCAACGGTAACACCGTGCTGAGCAACACTGTTGGCGGCGGATACCAGGAAGCCATCGGTGTCCGTGActacagcggcagcgacggggACCTAGCAccagaggaagaagaggagcagcgactgaagctgcacacgcgccgcagcacgcgcgACCAGATCGAGGACGAGGTCGACAACAGCGACAGTGATGCGGGCACAGAGAGATTGGAGCAACAGGTGCGGTTCCTCGCGAACCAAGACCGAGATgagtga
- a CDS encoding putative small nuclear ribonucleoprotein protein: MGKYTMLHNINRVLCVVLDDGRSVTGKLLVFDKHMNVVLGDAVEERPQSKRMAEEGVSSKRQLGLILLRGEHVVSVTVMKDVENGGSGAAANFSGAPKSAKATAMKRKRS, from the coding sequence ATGGGCAAATACACCATGCTGCACAACATCAACAGGGTGTTGTGCGTTGTGCTCGATGATGGTCGTAGCGTCACGGGCAAGCTGCTCGTCTTTGACAAGCACATGAACGTTGTGCTCGGCGATGCCGTCGAGGAGCGGCCACAGTCCAAGAGGATGGCTGAGGAGGGCGTCTCGTCAAAGCGCCAGCTGGGGCTTATCTTGCTGCGCGGCGAGCACGTCGTGTCCGTTACAGTGATGAAGGATGTCGAGAACGGTGGGAGTGGGGCCGCGGCAAACTTTAGCGGCGCTCCCAAGTCGGCgaaggcgacggcgatgaaGCGCAAGCGCAGCTAG